A segment of the Streptomyces sp. L2 genome:
TTCTTGCCGAACGCCTCGCCGGCGACCGACTCGTCCTGGCCGAAGAACTCCAGCAGGCCGAGCTTCTTCCAGTCGCTGACGCCCGAGTTCAGCCCGACCACCGGGATGCCGGCCGCCGTGGCCTTGCCGATGACGCCCTTCATCGCGTCCGGCTTGGCGAGCGTGACGGCGATGCCGTCGACCTTCTGGTCGACGGCGTTCTGCACGAGGTTGGCCTGGTTGCCGGCGTTCGGGTCGGCGGAGTAGACGAGCTTGATGTTGTCCTTGGCGGCGGCGGCCTCGGCGCCCTTGCGGACGATGTCCCAGAAGGTGTCGCCCGGCGACTGGTGGGTCACCAGCGCGACCGTCATCCGGGGGGTGTCGGCCTTGCCCGCGGAGGCGTTCGACCCTCCCTCTTCGGCCTTCTTCCCCCCGGAGCTGCTGGAACAGCCCGCGAGGGTGAGGGCCGCCGCGGCGGCCACGGCCACGAACGGGGCCAGTCTGCGGGAGCGGGAGTGGGAAGAGCGGTCCATCGTTCCTGCACCTCACTGTTGCAACGGGGGATACGGGGCCTGCATGGATAAGGACGCGCTGTCGCGTTGACGGGATCAAAGTCGCTGCCGGGCCCGCTGTCAATACTTTGTTAAGACATCATTTCACGAACAGGTCAGAATGTAAGTACAAACTAGGGACGGCGCCCGTCTCCGCATCTCCATCCGTCCAGTACACCGCGCCGCGCGCCGCGCCACCCCTTCGCGTTCCAGTCGCTGGTCAGACCCCGAACCGGAACCCCCGAGTTCGCACAGCCCCCGCGGCCGGCCGCGCCACGAGGACTCTCCATTGTCCGCGGGCGCGGTAACACCGCTGGTGACGGTGACGGTTACGTTTCGAACAAGACACCCCCCAGAGCGCTCAGACCTATTGACGCATGAGCGGACATGACGCTGTTATTACGCCCACGATGTTCGGTCGAGTTGGTTTCTGATCGGTTTCGATGACCTTTCAGGGATCGGCTCATCCCCTTGGCCGAACCCTGCATGCCTCAGGAGCCGTCATGCGCCACTCTCCTTCCGGTCTCGCTCTCCCGGGTCCCAGCCGCCGTTCGCTGTTGCGCTCGGCCGGCGCCGCCGCCGTCCTCGCCGGCGCCGGGATACCCCTGCTGTCCGCGTGCGGCGGCAGCGGTTCGTCGTCGGACCCGAAGACCGTCTCCCTCGGCTCCAACGCCTCCGACGCCGTGCCGAAGAAGGCGTTCGCCGAGATCTACGCCGCCTTCAAGCAGAAGTCCGGCATCACGGTCGACGTGAACACCAAGGACCACAACACCTTCCAGGAGCAGATCAACTCGTATCTGCAGGGCACCCCGGACGACGTCTTCACCTGGTTCGCCGGATACCGCATGCAGTTCTTCGCGGCGAAGAAGCTCGCCACTCCCATCGACGACGTGTGGGCGAAGATCGGGGCCAACTTCCCCGACGCGATGAAGAAGCTCAGCCAGGGCGAGGACGGCAAGTACTACTTCGTGCCGCTGTACACGTACCCGTGGGCGGTCTTCTACCGCAAGAGCGTCTTCCAGCAGCACGGCTACGAAGTCCCCACCACCTGGGACCAGTTGGTCGCCCTGTGCAAGAAGATGAAGAAGGACGGCCTGGTCCCGATCGCCTTCGGCGACAAGGACGCCTGGCCGGCGATGGGCACCTTCGACCAGATCAACTTCCGCCTGAACGGCTACGACTTCCACAAGCAGCTCATGGCCGGCAAGGCCTCCTGGACCGACGCCAAGGTGAAGGCCGTCTTCGACCACTGGGCCGAGCTGCTCCCCTACCACCAGGACGGCGCGATGGGCCGTACCTGGCAGGACGCCGCGCAGGGCCTGGTGGCCAAGAAGTCCGGCATGTACGTCCTCGGCTCCTTCGTGGCCCAGCAGTTCACGAACAAGGCCGACCTGGACGACCTGGACTTCTTCGCCTTCCCGGAGATCAACTCCGCGTACGGGCAGGACACGGTCGAGGCCCCGACCGACGGGTTCATGCTCAGCAAGAGCCCGAAGAACCACTCCGCCGCGGTCAAGCTGCTGCAGTTCCTCGGCACCCCCGAGGCCGAGGCGACCTACCTCAAGGCCGACTCCAGCGTGGTGGCCGCCTCCAGCAAGGCCGACACCTCCACGTACACGGCGCTGCAGAAGAAGGCGTACACGATGATCAGCGGCGCCAAGAGCCTCACCCAGTTCATGGA
Coding sequences within it:
- a CDS encoding sugar ABC transporter substrate-binding protein, with translation MDRSSHSRSRRLAPFVAVAAAAALTLAGCSSSSGGKKAEEGGSNASAGKADTPRMTVALVTHQSPGDTFWDIVRKGAEAAAAKDNIKLVYSADPNAGNQANLVQNAVDQKVDGIAVTLAKPDAMKGVIGKATAAGIPVVGLNSGVSDWKKLGLLEFFGQDESVAGEAFGKKLDEVGAKKAVCVIQEQGNVGLTQRCDGMKKTFSGTTETLYVNGTDMPSVKSTITAKLKQDNSIDYVVALGAPYALTAVQSVSDAGSKAKVATFDLNKQLTGAIKNGTIQFAVDQQPYLQGYLAVDSLWLYKNNGNYSGGGEQPVLTGPAFVDKSNVDQVARFAAKGTR
- a CDS encoding ABC transporter substrate-binding protein; the protein is MRHSPSGLALPGPSRRSLLRSAGAAAVLAGAGIPLLSACGGSGSSSDPKTVSLGSNASDAVPKKAFAEIYAAFKQKSGITVDVNTKDHNTFQEQINSYLQGTPDDVFTWFAGYRMQFFAAKKLATPIDDVWAKIGANFPDAMKKLSQGEDGKYYFVPLYTYPWAVFYRKSVFQQHGYEVPTTWDQLVALCKKMKKDGLVPIAFGDKDAWPAMGTFDQINFRLNGYDFHKQLMAGKASWTDAKVKAVFDHWAELLPYHQDGAMGRTWQDAAQGLVAKKSGMYVLGSFVAQQFTNKADLDDLDFFAFPEINSAYGQDTVEAPTDGFMLSKSPKNHSAAVKLLQFLGTPEAEATYLKADSSVVAASSKADTSTYTALQKKAYTMISGAKSLTQFMDRDSRPDFTSTVMQPALQKFIQNPKGVDSLLSSIERQKKTIFASS